A single window of Salvia splendens isolate huo1 chromosome 8, SspV2, whole genome shotgun sequence DNA harbors:
- the LOC121745002 gene encoding protein spt2 isoform X2 has translation MRGYEKDEYENWDEYEEDGEEQEEEEGCDDYYEEVHQPTQEELDYLAIRQKLKESIRKKMKKDAGTANSASRNKVNASRKDNYGSFFGPSQPVIAQRVIQESKSLLENPDLAARMCKTSQKEKKTYVSAPVSSKFQAPPIVKNGLKKKVEMLKNTRDYSFLLSDDAEVPAASKGPPPRNVSAPKSDARSAEFMHRSRPVVNGRVREVSNGRDGRKPTLPCSQSKSKVGMDNVAHTNKSSAESRKQFGNNSGSGPGRPLGHKVVPSKSSVSATAKSTQPVAKNINSGVRKSTSSSLQPIARRPISSNLQSGNTRPTSSHGQPSALRRPVQKHSHGTTKPKVISKQSLPSSKVQTKISPQRHPSRVPSRDERPKVKPKRQLRDEDSEGADAINLIRQMFRYNPNRFRDDDDTDDMEANFDDIIREEKRSSRIARQEDEEQRILIEEEERRERMRQAKKRKMGH, from the exons ATGCGAGGGTATGAAAAAGAT GAGTATGAAAATTGGGATGAGTATGAGGAAGATGGAGAGGagcaagaagaggaagaaggttGTGATGATTATTATGAAGAAGTTCATCAACCCACCCAGGAGGAGTTGGATTACCTTGCTATCAGGCAAAAGTTAAAAGAGTCGATCagaaagaagatgaagaaggatGCAGGGACTGCGAACTCTGCCTCCCGCAACAAAGTGAATGCATCACGTAAAGACAA CTATGGTTCTTTCTTTGGGCCTTCACAGCCAGTTATTGCTCAGAGGGTAATCCAAGAAAGCAAGTCCTTGTTGGAGAATCCAGATCTGGCAGCAAGAATGTGTAAAACTAGCCAAAAG GAGAAGAAGACCTATGTCTCTGCTCCTGTCAGTTCAAAGTTTCAAGCACCGCCAATTGTTAAAAATGGG TTGAAGAAAAAGGTTGAAATGCTGAAAAATACAAGAGACTATTCCTTTCTGTTATCAGATGATGCTGAGGTTCCAGCTGCCTCAAAAGGTCCACCCCCAAGAAATGTGTCAGCCCCCAAGTCTG ATGCACGATCTGCAGAATTCATGCATAGGAGCAGACCAGTGGTGAATGGCCGTGTAAGAGAAGTTTCCAATGGTCGTGATGGCAGAAAGCCTACGCTTCCATGTAGCCAAAGCAAATCTAAAGTTGGGATGGATAACGTAGCTCATACTAACAAGTCATCTGCAGAATCTAGGAAACAGTTTGGTAACAATAGTGGAAGTGGTCCTGGCCGGCCTCTAGGACACAAAGTTGTGCCTTCTAAGAGTTCAGTATCTGCTACAGCGAAGTCAACACAACCTGTTGCAAAAAATATTAACTCTGGTGTACGTAAATCAACGTCTTCATCTCTCCAACCCATCGCACGAAGACCTATTTCATCAAATTTGCAATCTGGAAATACCAGACCTACTTCTTCGCATGGTCAGCCTTCGGCTTTGAGAAGACCTGTACAAAAACACTCTCATGGGACTACCAAGCCTAAGGTTATTAGTAAGCAGTCATTGCCTTCCTCTAAGGTTCAG ACTAAGATTTCGCCTCAAAGACACCCGTCACGCGTTCCTTCGCGTGATGAACGACCGAAGGTGAAACCCAAGAGGCAGCTCCGTGATGAAGATTCTGAGGGTGCGGAtgccataaatttaataagACAAATGTTTcg TTATAATCCTAATAGGTTTCGAGATGATGATGACACGGATGACATGGAGGCCAATTTTGATGATATCATTAGGGAGGAGAAACGAAG TTCAAGAATTGCCAGACAAGAAGATGAGGAACAACGCATCCTGATCgaagaggaagaaagaaggGAGAGGATGAGGCAGGCAAAGAAGCGCAAGATGGGCCATTAA
- the LOC121745002 gene encoding protein spt2 isoform X1, with the protein MRGYEKDQEYENWDEYEEDGEEQEEEEGCDDYYEEVHQPTQEELDYLAIRQKLKESIRKKMKKDAGTANSASRNKVNASRKDNYGSFFGPSQPVIAQRVIQESKSLLENPDLAARMCKTSQKEKKTYVSAPVSSKFQAPPIVKNGLKKKVEMLKNTRDYSFLLSDDAEVPAASKGPPPRNVSAPKSDARSAEFMHRSRPVVNGRVREVSNGRDGRKPTLPCSQSKSKVGMDNVAHTNKSSAESRKQFGNNSGSGPGRPLGHKVVPSKSSVSATAKSTQPVAKNINSGVRKSTSSSLQPIARRPISSNLQSGNTRPTSSHGQPSALRRPVQKHSHGTTKPKVISKQSLPSSKVQTKISPQRHPSRVPSRDERPKVKPKRQLRDEDSEGADAINLIRQMFRYNPNRFRDDDDTDDMEANFDDIIREEKRSSRIARQEDEEQRILIEEEERRERMRQAKKRKMGH; encoded by the exons ATGCGAGGGTATGAAAAAGAT CAGGAGTATGAAAATTGGGATGAGTATGAGGAAGATGGAGAGGagcaagaagaggaagaaggttGTGATGATTATTATGAAGAAGTTCATCAACCCACCCAGGAGGAGTTGGATTACCTTGCTATCAGGCAAAAGTTAAAAGAGTCGATCagaaagaagatgaagaaggatGCAGGGACTGCGAACTCTGCCTCCCGCAACAAAGTGAATGCATCACGTAAAGACAA CTATGGTTCTTTCTTTGGGCCTTCACAGCCAGTTATTGCTCAGAGGGTAATCCAAGAAAGCAAGTCCTTGTTGGAGAATCCAGATCTGGCAGCAAGAATGTGTAAAACTAGCCAAAAG GAGAAGAAGACCTATGTCTCTGCTCCTGTCAGTTCAAAGTTTCAAGCACCGCCAATTGTTAAAAATGGG TTGAAGAAAAAGGTTGAAATGCTGAAAAATACAAGAGACTATTCCTTTCTGTTATCAGATGATGCTGAGGTTCCAGCTGCCTCAAAAGGTCCACCCCCAAGAAATGTGTCAGCCCCCAAGTCTG ATGCACGATCTGCAGAATTCATGCATAGGAGCAGACCAGTGGTGAATGGCCGTGTAAGAGAAGTTTCCAATGGTCGTGATGGCAGAAAGCCTACGCTTCCATGTAGCCAAAGCAAATCTAAAGTTGGGATGGATAACGTAGCTCATACTAACAAGTCATCTGCAGAATCTAGGAAACAGTTTGGTAACAATAGTGGAAGTGGTCCTGGCCGGCCTCTAGGACACAAAGTTGTGCCTTCTAAGAGTTCAGTATCTGCTACAGCGAAGTCAACACAACCTGTTGCAAAAAATATTAACTCTGGTGTACGTAAATCAACGTCTTCATCTCTCCAACCCATCGCACGAAGACCTATTTCATCAAATTTGCAATCTGGAAATACCAGACCTACTTCTTCGCATGGTCAGCCTTCGGCTTTGAGAAGACCTGTACAAAAACACTCTCATGGGACTACCAAGCCTAAGGTTATTAGTAAGCAGTCATTGCCTTCCTCTAAGGTTCAG ACTAAGATTTCGCCTCAAAGACACCCGTCACGCGTTCCTTCGCGTGATGAACGACCGAAGGTGAAACCCAAGAGGCAGCTCCGTGATGAAGATTCTGAGGGTGCGGAtgccataaatttaataagACAAATGTTTcg TTATAATCCTAATAGGTTTCGAGATGATGATGACACGGATGACATGGAGGCCAATTTTGATGATATCATTAGGGAGGAGAAACGAAG TTCAAGAATTGCCAGACAAGAAGATGAGGAACAACGCATCCTGATCgaagaggaagaaagaaggGAGAGGATGAGGCAGGCAAAGAAGCGCAAGATGGGCCATTAA